The following coding sequences lie in one Anoplolepis gracilipes chromosome 4, ASM4749672v1, whole genome shotgun sequence genomic window:
- the LOC140665478 gene encoding tropomyosin produces MNAIKKRLQMLKLEKDLAMDKADLCDQQAKEANRKEEKLRDEVRELAKKLMQMEHDLKVSKTQMIKSNKDLEIKERLYIVTQSELAVLNRKMQQCMQNLEKSEERRLSAQTKLTQAMETAEDAKRICKVLENRSKQDEERMDQLMTQLKEARLIAEDADAKSDDISKKLAFVEDELEAAEERVKSSEAKILEREDELFIVGNILKSLEVSEEKANQRVEEFKTQLKELKVKLKAAEKRAVTAEKTVKIFMKEMDKREDYLLKEKEKYKFICDDLDSTFSELTGY; encoded by the exons ATGAATGCCATAAAGAAACGACTACAGATGCTAAAGCTTGAGAAAGATCTCGCGATGGACAAAGCTGATTTGTGCGATCAACAGGCGAAAGAGGCAAATCGGAAGGAAGAAAAATTGAGAGATGAAGTTCGCGAATTAGCGAAAAAACTGATGCAAATGGAACATGATCTTAAAGTGAGCAAGACTCAGATGATAAAATCAAACAAGGATCTCGAGATAAAGGAGAGACTCTATATCGTG ACGCAGTCGGAATTGGCTGTGTTGAATAGAAAAATGCAACAGTGCATGCAGAATCTAGAAAAGTCCGAGGAACGACGTTTGTCGGCTCAAACGAAACTCACGCAAGCCATGGAAACTGCGGAAGATGCAAAAcg CATCTGTAAAGTCCTGGAGAATAGAAGCAAGCAGGACGAAGAAAGAATGGACCAATTGATGACGCAATTGAAAGAAGCCAGGCTCATCGCTGAAGACGCTGACGCTAAATCGGACgacatttcaaaaaaattggcGTTTGTCGAGGACGAGCTCGAAGCGGCAGAAGAAAGGGTTAAATCAAGCGAGGC GAAAATTCTCGAGAGAGAAGACGAGTTATTTATCGTCGGCAATATACTAAAATCTTTAGAAGTGTCCGAAgagaaa GCTAATCAAAGAGTGGAAGAGTTTAAAACGCAactgaaagaattaaaagtgaAATTGAAAGCTGCAGAAAAGCGTGCTGTAACTGCTGAAAAAACTGTCAAgatatttatgaaagaaatgGACAAGAGAGAAG attacttattaaaagaaaaggaaaaatacaaattcatCTGCGATGATCTGGACTCTACATTTTCGGAACTTACAGGATACtga
- the LOC140664842 gene encoding tropomyosin: protein MEAIKKKIAALKLEMDAASEKVESNETKAKQENIRADRLNDDLRDLEKRLSQLERDYSITKTNLEQSTADLEQCEKSWSKAEQDRTILTKKVQEIEATLHKKEELRLSAQSKLARATELADDAQRMCNVLADRSRLDEERMEKLMSELKDARLIAEDADAKSDEIAKKLQFVEEELEAAEERVKTSEAKIVEREDELFIVQNIVKSLEVSEEKANQRVKDFKVQLKSLRKKLKEAEKRAITAERTVKTLLKEVDMKEDELKEEKEKYKAVCDDMDATFAEMTGY, encoded by the exons ATGGAGGCGATCAAGAAGAAAATCGCGGCGCTAAAACTAGAGATGGATGCTGCGAGTGAAAAGGTCGAAAGTAATGAGACGAAAGCGAAACAGGAAAATATAAGAGCCGATAGGCTAAATGATGACCTTAGGGATCTAGAGAAAAGATTGTCCCAATTAGAACGCGATTACAGTATCACAAAAACTAATTTGGAGCAATCGACCGCCGATCTGGAGCAGTGCGAAAAATCTTGGTCCAAa GCTGAACAAGATCGTACTATTTTGACGAAAAAAGTACAGGAGATCGAAGCCACTCTTCATAAAAAGGAGGAATTGCGTCTTTCTGCTCAATCAAAACTGGCACGTGCAACTGAACTCGCGGACGACGCGCAAAG AATGTGTAACGTTTTGGCGGATAGAAGTCGTTTGGACGAAGAACGTATGGAAAAATTGATGTCAGAGCTGAAGGATGCAAGATTAATTGCCGAGGATGCTGACGCGAAATCTGATGAAATAGCCAAGAAATTACAATTCGTAGAAGAAGAGTTGGAAGCTGCTGAAGAAAGAGTAAAAACTAGCGAAGC CAAAATTGTAGAACGCGAAGACGAACTCTTCATTGTACAGAATATCGTGAAGTCCCTCGAAGTATCTGAAGAAAAG GCAAATCAACGAGTAAAAGACTTTAAAGTGCAATTGAAATCTTTGAGGAAGAAACTGAAGGAGGCAGAGAAGCGCGCGATCACCGCCGAGAGAACAGTCAAAACTTTGCTAAAGGAAGTAGATATGAAGGAAG ATGAGCTTaaggaagagaaggaaaaatacaAGGCAGTCTGTGACGACATGGACGCGACGTTTGCCGAGATGacaggatattaa